A genome region from Proteus vulgaris includes the following:
- the tusA gene encoding sulfurtransferase TusA, translating to MNAQFDDATKTLDTLGLRCPEPVMLVRKTIRNMALGETLLVIADDPATVRDIPGFCRFMEHDLLNQETESAPYRYLIRKKESNL from the coding sequence ATGAATGCTCAATTTGATGATGCAACTAAGACATTAGATACTCTAGGATTACGTTGTCCTGAGCCAGTAATGTTAGTTCGTAAAACGATAAGAAATATGGCATTAGGCGAGACGCTTTTAGTCATTGCGGATGATCCTGCAACAGTACGTGATATTCCTGGTTTTTGTCGCTTTATGGAGCATGATTTATTAAATCAAGAGACTGAATCTGCCCCTTATCGCTATCTTATTCGTAAAAAAGAGAGCAATCTGTAA